The nucleotide window attcatttcattagcatATATCGTCTGTGTTGAGAAAAGGCTTTATGGTTGTTCAAAGGTCCTAATGTAATCTTACAACAGGCATCAAAATGTTCTTCCTTCTCTTCTAGATAGTAATTCTTGAAATCATTTCTATATTTAAAAATCATTTGGTTTGCAAATTTATGTGAAGGAATCTCTCAATCTCcttatataaattttgaaatagaACAGTATTTACTACTTATCTACGTTACCATTTTCTATTTATGGCAATGATTTTACTTGCCATTTGCTGATGAACCTTGATGATACAAGGGTGTCTTTTTAAACCTTCTGTGTTAGTTGCCTGTGAATTGTTCACCCTTTTCACAAGAGTAATTTCTTTTCTCCTACAATAATAAACATGTTCAGGCATATGGTTTGGTCATAGAGCCAATAAAATGAGCAAATTTCTACAATATAATTAACAGGTAATAAATCCCTAAGGTTGTGATCTCATCTTGACAGCCTGCTTGCAAAAATTTATGCCTCTTATTGAATATATACCCTTGATGATCATAGGTTGGAATAGAATCATTGTACTACAACAATGTTCCTTCAAGTATCCCACTATTGTTCAAATTTGAACACCATCCTTCAGGTTGAGCTACATATAAAAAGCCATAACCACAAATTTATAATCAAGAAGGCCAAGCagaattattattgaaaaaataacTCTATTCAACTGCAATGATAGAGAAAAAGTCCGTAATATGAACTTAAAATCATTATAAATATCCCTTATCACATTTTGAAAGTTGTAATCGGAAGAGTGCATACAGATAATGAGCAAGATTTCCTGCAAATATTTTCAAGGCAAAATTTAATACATTTTTTCTATATATTTGTTTTTCTAGCTTTTCGTATACAGTATCCTAATTATTTATTCTGTTAACATTGAATGCTATATAATTTTAACTATAGTAGCAAGAATCTGCATAAGGCTACTCTATCACCCAACATTTTGAATTCGTTATAAATTACAATTGATGTTACTGTAAGCTTTAGGGATTTAGTTTTATTGTCCTCTGATTTTTATAggcttttaaaaaaataatcattGCTTTAATCACagaaataattttgaattgaCATCTCAATATTGTCTCCAAAAAAATTCGGCTTGATCTAAGATAATCATTCCTATTGCTCGGTTTGTTTGGCAGTGGATGTGTAATCTGGTCCAAGACCAAACTATCCCTTTGCTCGGTTCGCTCTTGCTCGGTCTGGATCAGCTTCTAGCTTAGCATTGACTGCCACGTTAAATTTTTGTCCTGATTTTACTCAGGTAGTACCaacaattataaataaaattctcaaaattgaaaccaatgaatataaataattaaaatataaagtgATCTCTtccaattttatataataataatttggaCAATTAGAAAAATTCATGCAATGCATGGAAAAATATACTTTTGGGTAATTTAAAGCAAAGTGTAAAGTAGTTAGTGAGtacataattttttatttctattttttcattttctaatgtgaatatatatatataaaataactcTCAAAATAATTGTGGAATGGTGTATagatttcaataataataataaggcatCATCAGATCAAAATAATCGTAAATTGTCTGGTCACATATGAGTTGAGGGTGAAATGAGACTATGAGAATGCAGAATGATGCCAGTGGTTATGTAAAAAGCTTCAGGAACCAGAAATTTCCTGTAAGTCTTGTGTTCAGGATCATAGATAAGGAATGCGGGTTCTGGCCAGTGATCTTTTATGACAACAAGCAGTGGAAGTGCACCATCCTTGCCTAGACACAATGGCATAATCCCAATATTTTGATGGGAATTAATGTAAAAGTTTCGGCGAATGTCGTAAAATTTGACCCAAGTTTTTTCCTTCATCACCCACAACTCCAGGTACAGGAAATAGCAGCCTGGCTTCTCACTAATTAAAGAGAGGCAACCTCCTGAAACCCCCAACCCAAGGCAGGGATCATGGAGTTTCACGTTGGGAGGCATTGCTACTTCACTTGTTGTCTCCTCTGCTAAATCAAAGCGGATTAATACTTTTCTAGAGTCTGGAAAATAGACTCTTTCTACACGACGATATGCAAACCAATACAAACCCCCATCTGCTGCAGCCACTGCCTGTTCTTGTTCTAGCCTTTTCATTAAATATGGATACTCATAATCAGAAACTCTTCTCCATGAATTCGATTTCACCGTCAATACTTCAACTGCTGTAGGGCTTCGACCAATATGTTCTATGAGCCAACGGGATGGAAATCTTACCACCTTATAATCATTGATTGATGAATCATAACCAAGTGCTAAAGCCTCTCCTCGGGATATAAAACGCTCGGGAACCGCAAGTCTTTTGTACTCGTTGATACATGGGTTCCATAATAGCAAAGTTTCACAGTTCAAGGCAATGCACAAAATACCATCACAAGATGTCATGTTGTAATATTGCTGGGAAGGAAACAGCTGAAACTGGAGATGGAGATTCCTGGAGGCGCCCTCTACCTCGTCTTTTCCTCCTTGTTGTGGAATATTTTCCAGATCTATCATGCTTGCATATGTACCCGATGACCCTGTCACGATGAGAGAGTTGGAGTGATACTGATTGTGATGCAAGTGCAATCTGGCGAAAGCAGGACTGGTGAGAAGAAATTGCCATTGTTTCGATACGCACATGAATCGAACGAGATTCTTGACAGTCAGTTTCACTAGTATATCCTCTAACACCTCATCTGGAAATTCTTCGCTGGGTTTCATGGCAACAACAGATATGAAAGTATCCTGTTTTGATCAGTCAGTCTCTTTCCATTATATATAGAGAGAAGATGGACTCCTAATCCTAATAAAACTctgcttgatttaatttcttgaatTCAATTCCAAGATTTTAAAACGACTTTCCTTGTACAACCAAACCAAATCCCAATATTTGTATTTCCGAATTtctttaaaatacttatttagaagaattttttttcaataaataattttttttctttattcaaAAGAATTCttggaaatttaaattttaaaaaatattttaattaaaaaattatttttatgaaatttcacAATATTGTTTTTTAtacttttttcttttaattaataaaaaaaataaaattattatttaaaaaataacccTATTGAACTTCAAGGGCGGAGAAAAAGTCCTGAAGCTGCAATTGGTCACAACTTGGAGAAGTATTTGGGATGATAATGAAGAAAATTTCTCCCATATCAAATCTCCCTTGAAAGTAATAATCCAAAAAAATATTCGATGATAACGAAGAAGATTTCCTACAAATATCTCTAACGTATGTTCTTAAAATTTAACATATTTTCTTATACTTTTTTCCTAACTTTTCAATACAGTATCTTAATATCGTATTCAATGTATTGAAAAGTGTAAAATGGTTAGTGAGTACAtaattttgttcttttttttttttaattttgcaatATGAAACGtaaacatatataaaaaaaaaaataaatctcaaAATAATTTTGGAATGGCGTTTGCTGTTTagatttcaataataataataattttggaATGGCGTTTGCTGTTTagatttcaataataataataataataataataataataatgaagcaTCATCAGAACAAAATAGTAGGAAATTGTTAAGTCACATATGGGCTGAGGGTGAAACGAGACTATCAGAAAACACAATGATGCCGGTGGTTCTGTATTAAGGATCAGGAACCTTAAATTTCTAGCAAGTGTCGTGTTTAGGATCATAGATAAGGAATGCGGGTACTGGCCAATCATATTGTATGACAACAAACTGTACATCATCCTTGCCGAGATTCAAGTGGTAGAATCCAAATATCCCTTTTTCTATtaactatatattttttttaattttattattatttataatattatcttaatatttattatttaaattattaattttttaattttaatttttaaaaattaagatttttataattaaatataatatttaaaaattatttataatatttttttataaatttatttatataaaaatattattaatcacATGCCActctcaataataataataataataataataataataattaaaagtaaCTGATTgccaacaattttaaaaaaaattaataattaaattgtgaTCTCAAAAttaactatcatataatttactcaattttaaattattttatatttttaataaacatttttattatattattatatttctattttttataaattaaaaaatttgagagataaaaaaaaataatctacataaaatatataaaaataaaatataaaaatttaacttatttataattattatgtaTTATTCttaatgttaataatttaatttttttttatttcacttttttaattattatcattATGGCTAACTTATAACTACTAAACTACTAAACTGAATTGAAacggtaaaaaaaaaaataggaaacatttcattgaaaattatttatattattcttttataaatttatttatgtaaaaaatattatttattatatgtcacctttaataataacaataataataataatttaaataaaaataatttaaaatatgacAACGACAACGatgacaacaataataataaatgtcACCGATAACcattaattcaaaaaaaaaaaaaaaaattaaccatcAACTTTGGTTTGACCCTACAACCAGCCACCACAACTACAGAATTCTTTGCAAACGATATCAAATAGTGTAAGTCAACATTTCTTGGCATAAATTTGCATATGTTTAAACCATATATCCAACATATTTTGATATTTGGGTGCTTTACAGATTTTTTTTGTCAATAAATATCCTATCCGGGTTTTCAAGAACAAGCACAACATAGGAGTTGGCCACCCTTCACAACCCTTGAAGATAATATGTAGTACATGGAATGGAGACAGCTGAGCAACAGATGGTGGCCTCACTAAGATTAATTGGACCTATGCACCATTTATAGCTGGTTTTGGGAGCTTCAGCATCAATGGATGCCCTGCTTACAACTCCATGCAGCCTTGCTTCTGGTGGAATAGAAACCAGTATTGGGAATTAAGTCCCAGCCAAGAACAAGCATATCAAACTGTTAAAAGCAAGTATATGACATATGATTACTGCTCTGACAAGATAAGGTTTCCTACACTTCCCCCAGAATGCCCACAGTGAAAACTACCTGAAAACTCCTACCATACCTATAGGATTTTTATTATAATCATGCATTTCCAAAACAAAACAGAAGTTAATACAGTTACACATTTGGCCCAAAAAAAAATCTCTTTCATCATTAACCATTTTGTAAACTATCAGCTCCCAACACTGACAATTGGGCTCTATAAGTCCATAAAAGAATCCACATTAACTCACTGAAATCATTTACCATGGCTTCTGCAAAACTGTAGGAATTGACAAGGATAATGGCAAAGTGCttcattaaaaaaagaaattgcaCCTTCGTATGAATTCAAGCAATTCATTTACGAAGAAGCTCCTACATAAGGTCAATACAGGAAGATCAAATTATGTTTCTAAAACTTCTGCAGTCTGAATTGTCCTGGTAAGCTACTTCCAATTTGCCAGTACATGACGTCGTCCTAAACTTTTTCCACCAATATaatggataaattttaacaactgtccctgaacttatacgcttataacactacagtcctttaactttaaaatataacataaaacctcctaaactttcaaattttacacagtaaaatccctataacttttaattattgatttttcggttaaaaactgatgtgaacagctCCCAAATGATGTTTtatcaacatttctctctcctctcttatgcaaagtgtaaaattattctctctacacgtaaaaaattattctatctataGAGAGGATaacgattcaatttacacatggcttgagagagaaaagagaaatactaacTAAACTCCATACTGGAACTGTCTAGATCAACGTCTAACTAAAAAACCAGTGATTAGagtttagagggattttactatgcaaaatatgaaagttgatgaggttttatgttacattttgaaattgagagactgtaatgttacaactaaatAAGTTCAAGAACAGTTGTTAAAACTTATCCCCAATATAATTCAAAAGCTGCTCCAAATCCTACAATCAACGGAAGATACTACTAACACTTGGGACAATGCATCAAAACAATACTAAGAAAGTTCCAAAAGACAAAACTAAGAAAAACCAACTTTATCTTCAAATATTACCCTAATGTATCTATAATccgcagatttttttttttttatcaaaaagcaTCAGTTAACATATTCAATTCTCTCATCTTCAGAGGCTTCCAGGATGTGCTACTGAGACTTCCTGTCATCCCCAGACCGCTAATTTCTGTTCTCCACCTAAAATTTAACTCGAGAAGTGGAACATGTAAAACAAGATGGGAAGCAAAGAAGAGAAGTTGGAGTTCCAAGAACACATCGCCATCATCCTCTAGTAAAGAATTCCTCAAATAAGAATAACATCATTGTCCAAACAAATTGCCAAACAGAATAAGACAAAACAAACTAAGAAAGAGCCTGATGTAAAGAAACACTATGGGCAGAGTTAAGAATATTAAAATGATATAAGATGCAGTCTCTGAAATACAGCCCTAAAGAAGATGAGGAAAGAGGCAGAGTTACCTTGTTTAACAGGAAAACAGCATAAGCTGCTCTTGTTGTATCTCGACCTTCCAAAAAGTGGTGAAATTCAACAGCCCCCATGTTTACATGGGATGATGAAGTCAATAACAGATCAGATGATGTAGGCTCCACAGAAGGTATGTAGTCAGTGATATACGATCGAGAACCAACCAAGCACACGGGGTAACAAAAAGGAACTTCTAAGTAGGAAGCAATGAGTAAAACAGCATGCAAGAAACCCAAAGAAGACAAAGCACATCTTAAATTATTGGACTATGTAAACACAATTAAAAATTTTGCCTGAACAGCAAGCATATGCCACATTGCAAGAAGAAAAATATGATCTCTCTTACATAAATAAAAGCACAGCGAACAAGCactttattttctgaaaataaatTGAGGAATGCAATGGTGGCAATTGTTAAGGATAAACAATCCATGATGCATGCAACAGAATAATATTGGCAAAGGTGAAGTAACTAATTATGCTATGTTGAGGAAAGAGAAGAACACACGTGCTACATATCCCAGGGCAGTTGCAGACTTCTGGACCTCCTTCTTGTCGGTGAAAAAACTCATCTTTGTGAAAGGAAGCATGGTCAATTGCAGACCTAAAATCGTCAAAGATCCTTGATTGGCAGGTTTAGATCCAGTATAGTTCCCTGGTAGAGACatagaaatgaaaattaagaaaCAAATAAACAACCAAAGAAAAAAAATCTAACATCTAGGTTTCACAGTGTATTAGAAGTCACAATCATAGAATAATTACCAGGGCACATAATTATTCAGTTAAAAGCCAGATCACATAGTGCCACATACTATGAAAATAGTGTGGCAGCAAAACTACACAAAtagaaaaaaggaagaaaaaagaaaaaggccAAACCAAGATTAATGCAATGGAAAATGATTATAACAAAACAATTTATCATAGTCATGCATACTTAGTTAGTTTAGCCCATTGTTAAAGGCCCCCCAAACAAAGTGTTAGGCTAGAAATAACTACAGAAGGAAAAAAGGAGTCAATAAAGTTAATTGCAATGCTCAGAAAAACCTACATGCTTGTTGATCCTGTACAAAAGCATTTATAAATAATGATGCAATTGGTAGGCTTTAAAACATTCAACAGAACTTAACACATGAAAGGAATCTTGGTTTTCAAAAATAACAACTGATAGCAGATCCAAATGGACAAATGTACATGTCGTCCAAAAAACCCAAAATGCAGGTAGATGCCATAGCTTGTAACAACTAACAAAGCAATTCAGGAAAATCCAAACGAGAAAAGAATCTTAATTATTTCCTGGATGATTAACTTCTTTTGGCATTTCAACTCCGCCACTTATAATTTCATGCATTCATAACTATCATATCACCTAATTTACTAGTGCTTCGAAATGATTCAAGCTCTTGCTCCTCCGAAGGTCCAGCTGATATCTTTACAGGATAAAGCAATGAAACTTGTGATATCATACATCGTTGCCTCATTCTTAGCTTCTTCTGCAGGTATCTAAAACGACCACAAACCCTCTCCCCAGAAAGAGACCGCTTTGATTACTGTAAAATGGGCATGACCAGTTGTTCAATATCAGCAGCATATACTTTAAAAGCCAAAAAAGATTTACTTGACAAAGAGTAAATATGCAATAAAATAGatagatatttaaaaatttacCACTGTGTATGATGCAAATATAAGATGCCAATCCCACAGATATGTGATAGGAAGAGTTTATGAAAAATGTGAAAGTttaaaaaacatatatatatatatatatatatatatatatatatatatatatatatatatatatatatatattgtttttaaTCAGTGATTTTCATAAGAATTAATTAACTCCGTTTATCATAGCCCACAATGTTTGATACTAAATTCACACTAAATAATATTACCTGCAGTTTTTTGCTAGCTAAACAGATATCTGACTTCCATGCTAAGCCTCCCCTCTTCCTTTTTAGCATCCTCTGCTGCAACCTTAGAACTAACCGAAATGCTTTCcgttgccaatttttggtttacaATCGCTGGTGCATCTCCTCAAGCTCATTCGATTGACTTAATAACTCGGCTTCAACCTGCCCACCATGTTGCCGCTCGCTAATCCGCGGGCTAAGCAATTAACCCCCAATAAATTCATAAAGGACGAAAACAGAACAAAGAGCAGGTAAGACATCACCAAAAACCGAAAAAAACCCCTACCTGAATGAAAGAGTTGAGCTTTTGCTGAAGACTTAGCTTCTTTTCCTCGGATTCTTTGAGGGCGGAGGAGAGGCCCCACAACTTCGCAACTTCCTGCTCGTAACCTTCCCATTCGATCAATTTCACTTTCTCTGATTTGCTCGCCTTTGTTGGATCTGAAGAAAGAGTTCGATCTTCTTCCATCAATATCTGAAATCGAAAATTTAATAATGTGGCTCAATAAGAGGTCAAGGCCTGACCTCATGGTTCTACAGATAGAATGTATTAGTGCTTGGAGATCATCGAACCATGAGTGTTTCGTTCGGGGGTTCGGCAAAATTGGAAGGGAAAGAGAAGACTGGTAGGTtgcgggttttttttttttttttttttttttttatcattgtaaTTTGTAGGCTTGTTTGGTTTGTGCTGAGCAGGATAAGAAAGTAAAATTTTGTCCAGTGTTGAAAatagttttttttaatttgtattaataattaaatttttttttttgaaattaatttcaaGAAACACACGTATATATGATGTAAAGAACATTTATTGTGCACATTTACagaaaaataatttagttaattaaaGTTTGATAAATTACACTTTGTTAATTAAGTACAATGACTTTAATAGTTTATCCTttaatttattacattttaaattattcttttgacattattttttttataatttaaaaataaattattttattaaaatttaatttatatactaaatatatttatgtatgtgcAAGTATACTTTCCAAAAAGTATACTCTCTTTTCTAATAAATAATAatcctatttaaaatttttacagtgattaaaaaaaattgaataattttatttttataaaaaaatattaataatttacttAATTACGCTTtcttaattacattttaaattattaacatcAATTTAATTACACTTTTAAGCTTGTTTATttcagaaaaaatatttttttattaaaataaaattaaatcattttttagaaaaataacttttattttttaaaaataaaatgattttctattttttaaattttaataatattattaaaatacaaatacacttatatatacataaaataaatatatattattaatttaaaattacaattaaataataaaaaatattcttataaaaaataattttttaaaaaatatttttcataaaaaatatcttccatatataagttatttttcatGAAACAAACGGAGATTtagattattgaaatttattgaacTTAATAGATCTACCTCGCCAGACTCTATAATTCACCAAATTAAGTTCTAAATACTAATAATCCCAAAACCTAATTAACATTATTTAGTCCAAAGAGTACGTCAGCCCTGCcaaaatcaaaagagaaagtccaTTTGAGTAACCTCAAACCCAGCACAAGACAATCCTTCCCTCCATAATCATTTTGTTATCGCAATGGTGAAAATTTTGCTAAATTTGCCATATTTACATTAATCAAATTTTGTTATCATGGGTATGTACATTAATCATTTCTGTgtatttctattttaattttctttcctttgatAAATAATCAGTTGCCATATTTGCCTATTTTTCTGGGGTAATAGTAATTTACGACAGAATATATTCCTTTTGCTAATAAAGAAATTAATGAATTAcatacttttttttctttttgcatagatataaaaataatgataataattaaaaaaaaaaacactaaacAACCACTTGCCGATTTAAGCCTTTTGCACAAATAACAAGATTATCACTACTCACAAAAGAAAAATGTGTACGGACGCTCGTGCACATGAAAACCTGATTATCCAACTGAAAGACCCTGTTATTCTCTTGCATTTTTCCTTTTTGCTTTTCCCTCTAAAATCTTTTCTTTTTTGCTTTCAACTAagaatgaaaattgataaatatcATGTAAAACAAATTAGTTCAAAAGAAAACAAATTAGTTCAAAAGAACTAATTTATACGACCCATTCTGTTAGGACATTCGATATCCTGTATATCATATCATGCCACAGATTTCACATAAGCGCATGCAACAATAATAGACCTACCACAATCTAGAGCAGGTCAAGAGTAAATCAGAACAACATAATGCATGCGTAAGCAAATGACTTGTTCATTGACAGCATCCAAAGCCACATCAATGAGATGAGAACAAATATATAGAAATATGAGAAAGACAAACAATATCAAACTCAATGGGTAAATAAACTTACAAAATCAAACCATAAAATCCATAGATAGACTATCTCCACCGCCTCTCTAGCACCCAATTCTAAGTACAGCAACGCACAGTGGACACAGAAAACTCAAGGtataactactaattaaacattttaaaacACAAAAATAGAGCATAAAATGTTCTTAATGGCATTTGTGGAACGCGGTGAGCGCACAACTCATTTCCCTCCCTTCTTGGCAGCAGACTTAGTGACCTTAGCTCCAGTTGGATCCTTCTTCTCTACACTCTTGATAACACCCACAGCAACAGTCTGGCGCATGTCCCTAACAGCAAAACGACCCAATGGGGGGTACGCGGAGAAAGTCTCAACAACCATGGGCTTGGTGGGAATCATCTTCACAAAGCCAGCATCTCCATTCTTCAAAAACTTGGGTTCCTTCTCGAGCTCCTTGCCTGATCGTCGATCAATCTTGGTCAAGATCTCAGCAAACTTCACGGCAATATGGGACGTGTGGCAGTCCAAAACTGGGGCATATCCATTTCCAATCTGACCAGGATGGTTCATAATAATGACCTGTGATGTGAAGTTGGCAGCCTCCTTAGCAGGATCATCTTTAGAGTTGGATGCCACAAAACCTCTCTTGAGATCTTTCACAGCAACATTCTTCACGTTGAACCCCACATTGTCACCAGGAAGGGCCTCCTGGAGAGCCTCGTGATGCATCTCAACTGACTTAACTTCAGTTGTCAGTCCGCTGGGTGCAAAGGTCACAACCATACCTGGCTTCAGGACACCAGTCTCCACACGACCTACTGGAACAGTTCCAATGCCACCAATCTTGTAAACATCCTGAAGTGGGAGACGAAGCGGCTTGTCTGAGGGCCTCTTGGGCTCCAGGATCAGGTCCAGAGCTTCAAGAAGGGTTGGGCCCTTGTACCAGTCAAGGTTGGTGGACCTCTCAATCATGTTGTCACCTTCAAATCCAGATATTGGCACAAATGGAATCTTCTCAGGGTTGTACCCAACTTTCTTGAGGTACAAGGCGActtccttaacaatttcatcatacCTGGCCTTGGAGTACTTGGGAGTGGTGGCATCCAtctaaagaaaggaaaaaaagggAACATTACAAAGCTTAcattaattaacacatttaaaatgAAGCGATATACAATTTCTTGTAATCATAAATCTAAAATATAAT belongs to Hevea brasiliensis isolate MT/VB/25A 57/8 chromosome 4, ASM3005281v1, whole genome shotgun sequence and includes:
- the LOC110641130 gene encoding F-box protein CPR1-like, encoding MKPSEEFPDEVLEDILVKLTVKNLVRFMCVSKQWQFLLTSPAFARLHLHHNQYHSNSLIVTGSSGTYASMIDLENIPQQGGKDEVEGASRNLHLQFQLFPSQQYYNMTSCDGILCIALNCETLLLWNPCINEYKRLAVPERFISRGEALALGYDSSINDYKVVRFPSRWLIEHIGRSPTAVEVLTVKSNSWRRVSDYEYPYLMKRLEQEQAVAAADGGLYWFAYRRVERVYFPDSRKVLIRFDLAEETTSEVAMPPNVKLHDPCLGLGVSGGCLSLISEKPGCYFLYLELWVMKEKTWVKFYDIRRNFYINSHQNIGIMPLCLGKDGALPLLVVIKDHWPEPAFLIYDPEHKTYRKFLVPEAFYITTGIILHSHSLISPSTHM
- the LOC110641143 gene encoding elongation factor 1-alpha; amino-acid sequence: MGKEKVHINIVVIGHVDSGKSTTTGHLIYKLGGIDKRVIERFEKEAAEMNKRSFKYAWVLDKLKAERERGITIDIALWKFETTKYYCTVIDAPGHRDFIKNMITGTSQADCAVLIIDSTTGGFEAGISKDGQTREHALLAFTLGVKQMICCCNKMDATTPKYSKARYDEIVKEVALYLKKVGYNPEKIPFVPISGFEGDNMIERSTNLDWYKGPTLLEALDLILEPKRPSDKPLRLPLQDVYKIGGIGTVPVGRVETGVLKPGMVVTFAPSGLTTEVKSVEMHHEALQEALPGDNVGFNVKNVAVKDLKRGFVASNSKDDPAKEAANFTSQVIIMNHPGQIGNGYAPVLDCHTSHIAVKFAEILTKIDRRSGKELEKEPKFLKNGDAGFVKMIPTKPMVVETFSAYPPLGRFAVRDMRQTVAVGVIKSVEKKDPTGAKVTKSAAKKGGK